Within the Nitrospira sp. genome, the region CAGCAGTCGTTTCAGGAACATGTCGTTCGGAGGCTCGCATGATGGGCAGGTGTTCGTTCAAGACCGAATGTGGAGACTCCGAGAACCCAACGAATCAAGAGATGCAATACTCATGTAGCCTGGCTCGATTCCCGGGGCGGTGCACTTTCTGGTGGGAAATGGGGAGTAAGTAACGGGCTGTGGATCGGAGCACTGGTACCGCCGTCGAGTGGCGGTGCGATGCGACCACGAGACCACGACCCGTTTTTAACCGGTGCTGAGGTGGTGCGTTATGTATGAGGAACCATATCGTTGGGTCGAGGCCGTGGGGAACCGACGGCAGTATCTCGACGAACAGTTCCGTCAGGGGAGCCCTGTGGTCGCGCTCTCATTCGGTGAGGGTGTGTTGTTCATGACAGTGAGCAAGGGCACCCCCAAGCTGTACGAAATCTACGATCGAATCGGTCTTGGGGGAATGGGCCACCCGGCCGATTTGGAGAAACTCAGATTTTCACTCCTTGAAATGGCGCATCTCGAGGGCTTCAATCGTTCTCCTTCTGATGTCACCGGTTCCCGGCTGATGAAATATGGGCTCGCGCCGGCCATCAAACAGGCCTTTGAAGAAATCTATAAGGCGCCCTACATCGTAAAGATGCTCCTGGCGGAACTGGGAAGTAAGTCCGGACGGGATGCGTTCCTGACGGTGAATTACGATGGAACGTTCGAGGAGGTCGGCGGAGGGGCGGTATTGGCCGCTACTCCGGCCATTCAGCGGGAGATGATGGATGTCTTGTCGACACAGGGATCGCTTGCCGACGCGGAACTTTCCCAAGCATTCGAAGCCGCTCTACTGCTGTGGGCGGTTGGGTCCCTTCGGCAGCGGCGAGAAGACCATATCGGGGTTTCGGAGAGTCCCGAGGCGGGAGCAGCCTCTTCCGCTTTCGACCGGCGGACGCTGCTCGCTCACCTTCGAGAAGTATTGAACGATCGCACGAACGTCGAATGTGCCGTGCTCGAGCGAAAGCTTCC harbors:
- the prcA gene encoding proteasome subunit alpha, which codes for MYEEPYRWVEAVGNRRQYLDEQFRQGSPVVALSFGEGVLFMTVSKGTPKLYEIYDRIGLGGMGHPADLEKLRFSLLEMAHLEGFNRSPSDVTGSRLMKYGLAPAIKQAFEEIYKAPYIVKMLLAELGSKSGRDAFLTVNYDGTFEEVGGGAVLAATPAIQREMMDVLSTQGSLADAELSQAFEAALLLWAVGSLRQRREDHIGVSESPEAGAASSAFDRRTLLAHLREVLNDRTNVECAVLERKLPGSSKYRSVKPDEAASLLPLDLKD